One segment of Allorhodopirellula heiligendammensis DNA contains the following:
- a CDS encoding DNA-methyltransferase, which produces MCDRPSAEVHHARSAPADTDPPYNVNVEPRSKNAIAAGNSSFPAGEGKTKAGSKKMRAKDRVLANDKVSDDEFKRLLAAWFGHIGRVLQPGRCFYIWGGFSNIGCYPPALAASGLYLSQTIIWDKMHPVINRKDFMSGHEWAFYGWREGAGHKFFGPNNATDLWHVKKIPPQQLEHLTGKPAELAVTAMQYSSRKGENVLDLFGGSGSTLIAAEQTGRKAFLMELDPPYCDVIVDRYQRFTGKPAVLERTGESPIAMKPREEKMR; this is translated from the coding sequence GTGTGCGACCGACCCTCAGCAGAAGTTCACCACGCGCGGAGTGCGCCAGCGGATACCGACCCGCCGTACAACGTCAATGTGGAACCTCGAAGCAAGAACGCAATCGCGGCCGGCAATAGTTCGTTCCCGGCTGGTGAAGGCAAGACGAAAGCGGGCAGCAAGAAGATGCGTGCCAAGGATCGCGTGCTCGCCAACGACAAAGTCAGTGACGATGAGTTCAAGAGATTGCTCGCCGCCTGGTTCGGCCACATCGGCCGCGTGTTGCAACCGGGTCGCTGCTTCTACATCTGGGGCGGGTTCTCCAACATCGGCTGCTATCCGCCGGCACTGGCGGCCAGCGGGCTGTATCTTTCGCAGACCATCATCTGGGACAAGATGCACCCGGTCATCAATCGAAAAGATTTTATGTCGGGACATGAGTGGGCGTTCTATGGTTGGCGTGAAGGAGCCGGCCACAAGTTCTTTGGGCCGAACAACGCCACCGACCTTTGGCATGTCAAGAAGATTCCGCCACAACAGTTGGAGCATCTCACCGGCAAGCCGGCGGAACTCGCCGTGACAGCGATGCAGTACTCAAGCCGCAAGGGCGAGAACGTGCTGGACCTGTTCGGCGGCAGCGGATCGACATTGATCGCGGCCGAGCAAACCGGACGCAAGGCGTTCTTGATGGAGCTCGATCCGCCGTACTGCGACGTGATCGTCGACCGCTACCAACGCTTCACCGGCAAACCGGCAGTGTTGGAACGTACCGGCGAATCACCGATCGCGATGAAACCGCGAGAGGAGAAGATGCGGTAA